A region from the Metarhizium brunneum chromosome 7, complete sequence genome encodes:
- the aif1 gene encoding Apoptosis-inducing factor 1, giving the protein MAQEFKLKDLTSLSLSPGSKQEVEVDGVDGGKVLLVNTGGRIQAMGAKCTHYGAPLAKGVLTADGRVKCPWHGACFNTSTGDVEEAPALDALPVFKVTERNGAVYVIGDESAIKNSRRQPNLSCAGASVADEKVVIVGGGSGALGAVEGLREKGFTGGITVISNEGYYPIDRPKLSKALMTDLSKLQWRDKGWFDSGNVEWVDGEATAVNFGERKVTTKNGQNISYTKLILATGGIARTLPLNGFRVLGNIFTLRNVHDVKAIVDAIGDKGKKVVIVGASFIGMEVANAICKDNTVTVADMSKVPLERVLGEKVGAGIQKAVEAKGVKFHLGGGIERAEPSASNPSKVGAVILQDGTKLEADLVILGVGVMPATDYLRDNSVLRLEKDGSVQTDENFQVSGLKDVYAIGDIATHPYSGPGGEGKLVRIEHWNVAQNSGRHVANHIVNPTQNRPLNIPIFWSALGAQMRYCGNTANGWDDVIVDGDPAEAKFVAYYTKGETVVAMASMGRDPLMSQSSELMRLNKMPSKKHIQDGVDVMSVAA; this is encoded by the exons atggcccaggaattcaagctcaaggacttgacctccctctccttgtcGCCCGGCTCCAAGCAGGAGGTCGAGGTTGACGGCGTGGATGGCGGCAAGGTCCTGCTGGTCAACACGGGAGGCAGGATTCAAGCAATGGGCGCCAAATGCACACACTACGGTGCACCCCTTGCCAAGGGCGTCCTTACTGCTGATGGGCGCGTCAAGTGTCCATGGCATGGTG CCTGTTTCAACACGAGCACTGGTGACGTCGAAGAAGCTcccgccctcgacgccctgcCTGTTTTCAAGGTCACCGAGCGCAACGGCGCCGTCTATGTCATTGGCGACGAATCCGCAATCAAAAATTCCCGAAGACAGCCCAACCTCAGCTGCGCCGGTGCTTCTGTTGCAGACGAAAAGGTAGTCATCGTTGGCGGAGGGTCTGGTGCACTAGGAGCTGTTGAAGGCTTGCGCGAGAAGGGCTTCACTGGTGGCATCACTGTCATCTCCAACGAGGGCTATTATCCCATCGATCGACCCAAACTGAGCAAGGCCCTCATGACTGACCTCTCCAAGCTGCAATGGAGAGACAAAGGCTGGTTCGATAGCGGCAACGTCGAGTGGGTGGACGGAGAAGCTACTGCCGTCAACTTTGGAGAGCGCAAGGTTACCACCAAGAACGGCCAAAATATTTCCTACACGAAATTGATCCTTGCCACAGGAGGAATCGCTCGAACATTACCCCTTAACGGATTCCGCGTGCTCGGCAACATTTTTACGTTGCGAAATGTACATGATGTCAAAGCCATTGTTGATGCTATTggcgacaagggcaagaaggttGTCATTGTGGGCGCATCCTTCATCGGCATGGAAGTCGCCAATGCCATTTGCAAGGACAACACTGTCACGGTCGCAGACATGTCCAAGGTTCCCTTGGAGCGTGTCCTTGGCGAAAAGGTTGGTGCCGGTATACAAAAGGCGGTTGAAGCCAAGGGTGTCAAGTTCCACTTGGGAGGCGGCATCGAGCGGGCAGAGCCATCCGCGTCGAATCCGTCCAAAGTTGGTGCCGTCATTCTTCAAGACGGCACAAAACTGGAAGCCGACCTCGTTATCCTGGGCGTCGGCGTTATGCCTGCCACAGACTATCTGCGAGACAACTCTGTCCTACGCCTCGAGAAGGATGGATCAGTCCAGACGGATGAGAATTTCCAGGTCTCTGGCCTCAAGGATGTCTACGCAATTGGAGACATTGCCACGCACCCATATTCTGGACCCGGAGGCGAGGGCAAGCTAGTGCGCATTGAACACTGGAATGTCGCCCAGAACTCGGgccgccatgttgccaaCCACATTGTGAACCCAACTCAGAACCGACCCCTGAATATCCCCATTTTCTGGTCCGCACTGGGTGCTCAGATGCGGTATTGCGGAAACACTGCCAATGGATGGGACGACGTGATTGTTGACGGCGATccggccgaggccaagtttGTCGCCTACTACACCAAGGGCGAGACGgtcgtggccatggctagTATGGGGAGGGATCCGCTCATGTCGCAGAGCTCTGAGCTGATGAGGCTGAATAAGATGCCATCCAAGAAGCACATTCAAGATGGCGTGGATGTCATGTCTGTTGCAGCTTGA
- the hmp_3 gene encoding Flavohemoprotein, whose translation MAAPPTAEQIAIVKSTAPIIKEHGRAITDAFYTNLLSVHPELKNYFSLRNQQTGAQQLALANAVFAYAAYIDDLAKLSEAVERIAQKHASLFIQPEHYPIVGKFLVEAFVQILGSAVTEQVKDAWIAAYQQLADIFIQREQQLYSEHGEDWQQWRKFVIADKQHDSEDVFHLSLTPTDALPLKEFLAGQYVSLQVPVPEADGLLQSRQFSISSAPVESRERLRVTVKRGSTVLGASTHDVVQGKVSGLVSNILFERYNVGDEVELSPPRGVFSFDAEAVDPSVPVVLLSLGVGATPVVAILDSILKSGHPARRVSYIHGARHAGAVCFGEHVRSVAKDCDNVSSVLFLKNVKEGDEYTFQGRMDLNRLDGGAHLCLDDDKAEYFVCGPPEWMVQTRTWLTEQGVEVKRVHLELFGTGGT comes from the coding sequence atggccgcgccgcccaCCGCCGAGCAAatcgccattgtcaagtcCACCGCGCCCATCATCAAGGAGCACGGCCGGGCCATTACAGACGCCTTCTACACAAACTTGCTATCTGTCCACCCCGAGCTTAAGAATTACTTCTCCCTGCGCAACCAGCAGACCGGCGCGCAGCAGCTCGCCCTAGCCAACGCCGTCTTCGCCTACGCAGCGTACATTGACGACCTCGCGAAGCTAAGCGAGGCCGTCGAGCGAATCGCCCAGAAACATGCCTCGCTGTTCATCCAGCCCGAGCACTACCCCATCGTGGGCAAGTTTCTCGTCGAGGCGTTTGTGCAAATCCTCGGCAGCGCCGTGACCGAGCAAGTCAAGGACGCGTGGATCGCGGCATACCAGCAGCTCGccgacatcttcatccagcgcgagcagcagctctACAGCGAGCACGGCGAGGACTGGCAACAGTGGCGCAAGTTTGTCATTGCCGACAAGCAGCACGACTCGGAAGACGTCTTCCACCTGTCTCTCACACCGACCGATGCGCTGCCCCTGAAGGAATTCCTTGCCGGGCAGTACGTCTCGCTGCAGGTCCCGGTCCCCGAGGCCGACGGGCTCCTGCAAAGCCGGCAGTTCAGCATCAGCTCGGCGCCCGTCGAGTCCCGCGAGCGGCTGCGCGTCACGGTCAAGCGAGGGAGTACCGTGCTGGGCGCGAGCACGCACGACGTTGTCCAGGGCAAGGTGTCGGGACTCGTTTCCAACATTCTCTTTGAGAGGTACAATGTCGGCGACGAGGTGGAACTCAGTCCTCCCCGGGGCGTCTTTTCGTTTGACGCTGAGGCTGTAGATCCGAGTGTTCCCGTCGTCCTGCTCAGTCTTGGTGTCGGGGCGACACCCGTCGTCGCGATTCTGGATTCGATTCTCAAGTCGGGCCATCCGGCTCGCCGGGTGAGCTACATCCATGGCGCGCGGCACGCGGGCGCCGTATGTTTCGGGGAGCACGTTCGTTCCGTTGCCAAGGACTGTGATAACGTGTCGTCGGTGCTTTTTCTTAAAAACGTCAAAGAGGGCGACGAGTACACTTTCCAGGGGAGGATGGATCTGAATAGGCTGGATGGGGGTGCGCATTTATGCCTTGATGATGACAAGGCGGAATACTTTGTGTGCGGGCCGCCCGAATGGATGGTGCAGACGCGGACCTGGCTGACGGAACAGGGCGTCGAGGTGAAGAGGGTTCACTTGGAGTTGTTTGGGACAGGAGGAACCTGA
- the ncd-2 gene encoding Nitronate monooxygenase, producing MTALLRNECKQALAKSLPWTKSPLVISAPMRVMTGPGLAVAVSSAGGLGFLGPTLKPEDVFADLDKAAELLGSSPIQGAAGPSLLPIGVGFQTWNGDLEVAVSAVARHRPCAVWLFAPRRGQAELDEWTAAIRSASPDTRVWLQVGSLGEAVDAAASATPPDVLVLQGAEAGGHGRHRDAQGTIALVPEVSDALGHSGIPLVAAGGIVDGRGAAAALALGAAGVAMGTRFLASSEARISKGYQSEVVRASDGARNTVRTQLYNHLRGTFGWPEPFSPRTLINRSWRDHEAGVQFDRLKELHDESAKTGDAGWGPEGRLATYVGAAVGLVRRVDDAAVIVRETRDQARAILTSVVAHL from the coding sequence ATGACCGCCCTTCTTCGAAACGAGTGCAAGCAGGCCCTCGCAAAGAGTCTGCCATGGACGAAATCGCCCCTCGTCATCAGCGCGCCCATGCGCGTCATGACGGGGCCGggcctggccgtcgccgtctcctccgccggcggcctggGCTTCCTGGGGCCGACCCTCAAGCCAGAAGACGTCTTCGCCGACCTCGACAAGGCCGCTGAGCTCCTCGGGTCCTCGCCCATCCAGGGCGCCGCAGGCCCCTCGCTGCTCCCCATTGGCGTCGGGTTCCAGACGTGGAACGGCGACCTCGAGGTGGCCGTGTCTGCCGTGGCCAGGCACCGCCCCTGCGCCGTGTGGCTGTTCGCACCGCGTCGCGGCCAGGCCGAGCTCGACGAATGGACCGCCGCCATCAGGAGCGCATCGCCAGACACGCGCGTCTGGCTGCAGGTCGGCTCCCTCGGCGAGGctgtcgacgccgccgccagcgcgACACCCCCCGACGTGCTCGTCCTCCAGGGCGCCGAGGCAGGCGGGCACGGCAGGCACAGGGACGCCCAGGGCACCATTGCCCTCGTCCCAGAGGTGTCGGACGCCCTGGGGCACAGCGGGATTCCTCTGGTTGCGGCGGGAGGCATCGTCGACGggcgcggcgcggcggcTGCGCTGGCACTGGGCGCCGCGGGCGTGGCCATGGGCACGCGGTTCCTGGCGTCCAGCGAGGCCCGGATCAGCAAGGGCTACCAGAGCGAGGTTGTGCGAGCGTCCGACGGTGCTAGGAATACCGTGCGCACGCAGCTGTACAACCATTTACGTGGCACGTTTGGCTGGCCGGAGCCCTTTTCGCCTCGCACGCTGATCAACAGGAGCTGGAGGGATCACGAGGCCGGCGTCCAGTTCGACAGGCTCAAGGAGCTGCACGACGAGTCTGCCAAGACTGGCGATGCGGGCTGGGGTCCCGAGGGGAGGCTGGCAACGTATGTCGGCGCCGCGGTAGGACTGGTTCGGCGTGTGGACGATGCGGCGGTGATTGTGCGCGAGACGCGGGACCAAGCAAGGGCCATTCTTACATCAGTGGTTGCTCATCTGTAG
- the pcaC gene encoding 4-carboxymuconolactone decarboxylase, with the protein MSSDATNDELHRRLFDEGIKVRKDVLGSEYVENALSSATPFTRPGQELITEWAWGTVWQRPGLDRKQRSLLTLGLIIGQKAWLELGLHTRGAINNGMTELEIREAVLHAAVYCGTPSCIEAMIVTQKTINDMVDKGEYKRPEN; encoded by the exons ATGTCGTCGGACGCCACGAATGACGAGCTGCACCGCAGGCTCTTTGACGAGGGCATCAAGGTCCGCAAGGACGTCCTCGGCAGCGAGTACGTGGAAAACGCGCTCAGCAGCGCCACGCCCTTCACCCGGCCTGGCCAGGAGCTCATTACCGAATGGGCATGGGGCACCGTCTGGCAGCGGCCCGGGCTCGACCGCAAGCAGCGCAGCCTCTTGA CTCTGGGCCTGATCATCGGCCAAAAGGCCTGGCTGGAGCTGGGCCTGCACACGCGcggcgccatcaacaacggcATGACGGAGCTGGAGATTCGGGAGGCGGTCCTGCATGCTGCCGTCTACTGCGGGACGCCGTCTTGCATCGAGGCCATGATTGTCACGCAGAAGACGATCAATGACATGGTTGACAAGGGGGAGTACAAGCGGCCGGAAAACTAG
- the yeaW gene encoding Carnitine monooxygenase oxygenase subunit: MSWLGFGKSTTKCDEEPKTGQALPAAWYTSPAMYELERRAIFSKKWLLVTHVLRFPDIGHFVRITEAGYTFFLIRDRQGQIRAHHNICRHRAYPIVEKDSGKASVLACKYHGWSYGFDGHLAKAPKYQEISSFKREDNGLYRVHVHVDNLGFVWVNLDANDTPSVPWEQDFATVDFQPRLLEFDMNKYHFDHEWEMTGDYNWKVLADNYNECYHCPTGHPALPAVTDLAKYWVETSGAHIQHYAVDRQDEEAKSLGNVSTYLYPNASMTVTPHFFFIQRCVPMSATQTHMEYEVYRHDDATDAEFTEISDFFKTIMREDKNLCNGAQKNLNSGIFLHGELHPRVEKGPLFFQKLTRDLVTTHHEAEEAAGAEIRPAVPKHRVTATVQADMDLCSRLECESSRKANCELAW; this comes from the exons ATGAGCTGGCTCGGTTTTGGGAAGAGCACGACGAAGTGTGACGAGGAGCCGAAAACAGGACAAGCTTTACCAGCAGCATGGTACACGTCCCCTGCCATGTATGAGCTGGAGAGGCGAGCCATCTTTTCCAAGAAGTGGTTGCTCGTTACCCATGTATTGCGATTTCCGGACATTGGCCACTTTGTGCGAATAACAGAGGCTGGCTATACGTTCTTTTTGATTAGAGACCGCCAGGGGCAAATTCGGGCGCATCACAACATTTGCAGGCACCGTGCCTATCCCATTGTCGAGAAGGACTCTGGCAAGGCATCCGTTTTGGCATGCAAATACCATG GCTGGTCGTATGGTTTTGACggccacttggccaaggcaccTAAATATCAGGAAATATCTTCGTTCAAGAGGGAAGACAATGGTTTGTACCGCgtgcatgtgcatgtcgATAACCTGGGGTTCGTCTGGGTAAATCTTGACGCAAACGATACACCCTCGGTTCCTTGGGAACAGGACTTTGCTACAGTCGACTTTCAACCACGGTTGTTGGAGTTTGACATGAACAAGTACCATTTCGATCATGAGTGGGAAATGACCGGGGACTACAACTGGAAGGTGCTCGCAGACAACTACAACGAG TGTTACCATTGCCCTACGGGGCATCCTGCACTTCCCGCCGTCACAGACTTGGCCAAATACTGGGTTGAGACATCGGGGGCTCACATCCAACACTATGCAGTTGACAGACAAGACGAAGAGGCGAAAAGTTTGGGCAACGTGAGCACATACTTGTACCCCAATGCCTCGATGACGGTAAC ACCgcacttcttcttcattcaGCGCTGCGTACCCATGTCCGCGACCCAAACGCACATGGAGTACGAGGTGTACAGACACGACGACGCCACGGACGCCGAATTCACCGAGATCAGCGACTTCTTCAAGACCATTATGCGAGAGGACAAGAATCTCTGCAACGGCGCGCAGAAGAATCTGAACTCCGGCATATTCCTCCACGGGGAGCTGCACCCCCGCGTAGAAAAG GGGCCGTTGTTCTTCCAAAAGCTGACCCGCGACCTGGTGACTACACATCACGaagcggaggaggcggccggGGCGGAAATCCGGCCCGCGGTGCCCAAACACAGGGTCACGGCGACGGTGCAAGCGGACATGGACTTGTGCAGCCGGCTAGAGTGTGAATCGAGCCGCAAAGCAAACTGCGAATTGGCATGGTAG
- the RDR1_3 gene encoding Protein RDR1, giving the protein MTPSTTGRKRSRLACQTCRDLKRRCDGARPCGTCVRFEYECIYHEGKTRKGRRPQSLEHTAPAIKPPTPAAVRLMNAQASPEEAAQSTSGAPPHNQARSLEANSGSAFVRKLALRLDPKKNPRMHTFAWNAFLGSRQAKRIPVYHAITELLSLQRMQELATVYFQQVDPIYGFIDRHEVTRHIQLRWTAQMVQQASDAVLCGIAALGCLFSRVHSDQAELDLVESARILLEQSMSTPATVTSITAWLLRVVYLRVAGTHYEAWMASSMVMHMIEAAGLTVESSSESALPSTRQEVDSETARRIVLVAQHLNIWMSFDMGLTRVSLSNISIAMLPTPRPGDYTYEISELLPFSIELDPERKPTAAELETALHTVLSRAHSIPPTVLAQCNLALCLCRRLRSLEVSLTESILQKILVLTTNGIQAAQAILAARAPWHHMAYVPFQIVCVLLAIDTVSSISQLRDAMQCLKDISAVYNTKATEDALKTARSLVLLHQRGKEMFASALSDILKLCPANPVDVVSETSPTLSDGTEWMDGFPMDFSNLQYFDIEQFLNPGFFWNAGSNGMM; this is encoded by the coding sequence ATGACTCCGTCGACCACGGGGCGTAAGCGCTCCCGGCTTGCATGCCAGACATGCCGAGACCTCAAGCGCAGGTGTGATGGCGCCCGGCCGTGTGGCACGTGCGTGCGGTTCGAGTATGAGTGTATATACCACGAGGGCAAGACAAGAAAGGGCCGCCGGCCGCAGAGTCTGGAGCACACGGCGCCGGCCATCAAACCTCCAACGCCAGCGGCGGTGCGTCTGATGAACGCGCAAGCGTCTCCCGAAGAGGCGGCGCAATCGACCTCGGGGGCTCCCCCGCACAATCAGGCTCGTTCACTGGAAGCCAACTCTGGATCTGCCTTTGTCCGAAAGCTGGCGTTGCGGTTGGACCCCAAGAAGAACCCACGGATGCACACCTTTGCCTGGAACGCGTTTCTCGGATCCCGCCAGGCAAAACGCATACCCGTCTACCACGCCATTACCGAGTTGCTGTCCCTGCAGAGGATGCAGGAACTTGCAACCGTCTATTTCCAGCAGGTGGATCCGATATACGGATTCATCGACCGCCACGAAGTGACACGGCATATCCAACTGAGATGGACGGCACAGATGGTTCAGCAAGCTTCAGACGCAGTGCTGTGCGGGATTGCCGCCCTCGGCTGTCTCTTCTCTCGAGTCCACTCAGACCAGGCTgagctcgacctcgtcgagTCGGCAAGGATACTCCTGGAGCAATCCATGtccacgccggcgacggTAACGAGCATCACGGCCTGGCTGCTTCGTGTCGTGTACCTCAGAGTCGCCGGAACACACTACGAAGCCTGGATGGCAAGCAGCATGGTGATGCACATGATTGAGGCAGCCGGCCTGACGGTCGAATCCTCGAGCGAGTCTGCCCTCCCCTCGACGCGGCAAGAGGTTGACTCCGAAACCGCACGAAGAATCGTCCTGGTCGCGCAGCACCTCAACATTTGGATGTCATTCGACATGGGCCTCACGCGCGTCTCCTTGTCCAACATCTCCATCGCGATGCTGCCCACGCCACGGCCAGGCGATTACACGTACGAAATAAGCGAGCTGTTGCCATTCTCGATAGAATTGGATCCGGAGAGAAAGCCGACCGCGGCGGAACTCGAGACGGCACTGCACACGGTGCTCAGCCGCGCGCACTCGATTCCCCCCACGGTTCTCGCTCAATGCAACCTGGCGCTCTGTCTCTGCCGCCGACTACGCTCGCTGGAAGTCTCGCTTACCGAGTCCATTCTTCAAAAGATCTTGGTACTGACGACGAATGGCATCCAAGCCGCGCAGGCTATCCTGGCTGCTCGCGCGCCCTGGCATCACATGGCCTACGTCCCGTTCCAGATTGTCTGTGTCCTGCTGGCCATAGATACCGTTTCGTCCATCTCCCAGCTCAGAGATGCCATGCAGTGTCTGAAAGACATCTCGGCCGTGTACAACACCAAAGCTACGGAAGACGCGTTGAAGACGGCTCGCTCACTGGTGCTGCTGCACCAAAGGGGTAAAGAGATGTTCGCCTCTGCCCTAAGCGACATCTTGAAGCTGTGTCCGGCAAACCCGGTAGACGTGGTTTCGGAAACGTCTCCGACGCTGTCGGATGGAACAgagtggatggatgggttCCCGATGGACTTTTCCAACCTCCAGTACTTTGATATTGAGCAGTTTCTCAACCCCGGCTTCTTTTGGAACGctggcagcaacggcatGATGTAA
- the apdF_8 gene encoding Aspyridones efflux protein apdF — MQPRKETYPATDVRIQSDIETDKAGLSDQESPAKPSAPPDGGATAWLHVVLMHIVFFNTWGVANGYGVFQEYYSRTLGETESSIAWVGSVQVFFLFAIGVAAGRLTDAGHFRVTFTIGVFLQLLGLFMTSLCTTYWQIFLAQAVCLGIGNGCTFCPALSILSQYFQKYRAFAVGLAAAGAAVGGLVYPVLIHWLIFHDDFGFPWTLRIMGFIMLATYLPCIFLFKPRLPPRKSGDWTDKSAFTDVPFIFFSLSMFFNFWGLYLAFFYLGTFARDKIGISEPIYLLMVLNGVGIIGRIAPTIVADKWVGMLNMLIPISFAASLLVYCWAAVSSAAGLYVFAVIYGLLAAALQALFPAVATTMTPDPSRTGTRVGMILGFVSFANLTGPAICGAILQKQGGDYMGAQMFGATSIFLGASMALAARIAKAGTDLKRKV, encoded by the coding sequence ATGCAGCCACGAAAAGAAACCTACCCCGCGACCGATGTGCGCATACAGAGCGATATAGAGACAGACAAGGCTGGCTTGAGCGATCAGGAATCGCCTGCCAAACCCTCCGCACCGCCAGATGGAGGCGCCACTGCTTGGCTTCATGTCGTCTTGATGCACATTGTCTTCTTCAATACGTGGGGTGTGGCCAATGGATACGGCGTCTTCCAGGAATACTACTCTCGCACCCTGGGGGAGACGGAATCCTCCATCGCCTGGGTCGGGagcgtccaggtcttcttcttgtttgccATTGGTGTGGCTGCAGGCCGATTGACGGACGCTGGCCATTTCCGCGTCACCTTTACGATCGGCGTGTTTCTGCAGCTGTTGGGGTTGTTCATGACTTCGCTGTGCACGACGTACTGGCAGATCTTTCTTGCGCAGGCCGTCtgcctcggcatcggcaACGGGTGTACGTTTTGTCCCGCGCTGTCGATTCTTTCGCAGTACTTTCAAAAATACCGTGCTTTTGCGGTTGGCCTTGCGGCGGCCGGAGCGGCAGTTGGGGGTCTGGTGTACCCCGTCTTGATTCACTGGCTCATCTTCCACGATGATTTCGGCTTCCCCTGGACCCTGCGCATCATGGGCTTCATCATGCTGGCGACCTACCTACCCTGCATATTCTTATTCAAGCCCCGCCTGCCGCCCAGAAAGTCGGGCGACTGGACAGACAAGTCGGCGTTTACCGATGTTCCCTTTATATTCTTCTCATTGAGCATGTTTTTCAATTTCTGGGGGCTGTatttggcctttttttacCTGGGGACCTTTGCCCGCGACAAGATTGGTATCAGCGAGCCCATCTATTTACTCATGGTTCTCAATGGCGTCGGCATCATTGGACGTATTGCCCCGACCATCGTTGCTGATAAATGGGTTGGAATGTTGAACATGTTGATCCCAATCAGCTTTGCTGCTAGCTTGCTCGTCTACTGCTGGGCCGCCGTCAGCTCAGCGGCCGGACTCTACGTATTCGCAGTCATATATGGCCTGCTTGCGGCGGCGTTGCAGGCCCTCTTCCCAGCTGTTGCCACGACCATGACCCCAGACCCGAGTCGAACCGGTACCAGAGTGGGCATGATTCTCGGTTTTGTCAGCTTCGCCAACTTGACGGGGCCGGCCATATGTGGTGCAATCCTTCAAAAACAGGGGGGAGATTATATGGGTGCACAAATGTTTGGGGCGACGTCGATTTTTCTTGGCGCGTCCATGGCACTGGCCGCGAGAATTGCCAAGGCTGGGACAGATTTGAAACGAAAAGTATAG